Proteins encoded together in one Sinorhizobium meliloti window:
- a CDS encoding CTP synthase codes for MTPMARYVFITGGVVSSLGKGIAAAALGALLQARGYRVRLRKLDPYLNVDPGTMSPTQHGEVFVTDDGAETDLDLGHYERFTGRSATKTDNITTGRIYKNIIDKERRGDYLGATVQVIPHVTNEIKNFVTEGNEDYDFVICEIGGTVGDIEAMPFMEAIRQLGNDLPRGTAVYVHLTLMPYIPAAGELKTKPTQHSVKELQALGIHPDILLVRADREIPEAERRKLSLFCNVRQSAVIQALDVASIYDVPIAYHKEGLDNEVLAAFGIEPAPKPRMEAWEDVAHRIRTPEGEVTIAIVGKYTGLKDAYKSLIEALYHGGIANRVKVKLEWIESEVFEKEDPAPYLEKVHGILVPGGFGERGSEGKINAARFARERKVPYFGICFGMQMAVVEAARNLAGIEKASSTEFGPTKEPVVGLMTEWVKGNELEKRSAAGDLGGTMRLGAYRAALKPDTKIAAIYGSPDISERHRHRYEVNVDYKSRLEACGLVFSGMSPDGVLPETIEYPDHPWFIGVQYHPELKSRPLDPHPLFSSFIEAALEQSRLV; via the coding sequence GTGACTCCCATGGCGCGATATGTATTCATCACTGGCGGCGTGGTCTCCTCCCTCGGAAAAGGCATCGCTGCGGCCGCTCTTGGAGCGTTGCTGCAGGCGCGTGGCTACCGTGTGAGGCTGCGCAAGCTCGATCCCTACCTGAACGTCGATCCGGGCACTATGAGCCCCACCCAGCACGGCGAGGTGTTCGTCACCGACGACGGCGCGGAGACCGATCTCGATCTCGGGCACTACGAGCGTTTCACGGGCCGCTCGGCGACCAAGACCGACAACATCACCACAGGGCGGATCTACAAGAACATTATCGACAAGGAGCGGCGTGGCGACTATCTCGGCGCGACGGTCCAGGTGATCCCGCACGTCACAAATGAAATCAAGAACTTCGTCACCGAAGGCAATGAGGACTACGATTTCGTCATCTGCGAAATCGGCGGCACCGTCGGCGATATCGAGGCGATGCCTTTCATGGAGGCGATCCGCCAGCTCGGCAACGACCTCCCGCGCGGCACCGCCGTCTATGTCCATTTGACGCTGATGCCCTACATTCCGGCCGCGGGCGAGCTGAAGACGAAGCCGACCCAGCACTCCGTGAAAGAACTGCAGGCGCTCGGCATTCACCCGGATATCCTGCTCGTGCGCGCCGACCGCGAAATTCCGGAAGCGGAACGCCGCAAGCTGTCGCTCTTCTGCAATGTCCGCCAGTCCGCGGTCATCCAGGCGCTCGACGTCGCTTCGATCTATGACGTGCCGATCGCCTATCACAAGGAAGGGCTCGACAACGAAGTGCTTGCCGCCTTCGGCATAGAGCCGGCGCCGAAGCCGCGCATGGAAGCCTGGGAAGACGTGGCGCACCGGATCCGCACCCCGGAAGGCGAGGTGACGATCGCGATCGTCGGAAAATATACCGGCCTGAAGGATGCCTATAAGTCGCTGATCGAGGCGCTCTACCATGGCGGCATTGCCAATCGCGTCAAGGTCAAGCTCGAGTGGATCGAGTCGGAGGTCTTCGAAAAGGAGGACCCGGCGCCCTATCTGGAAAAGGTCCACGGCATTCTCGTTCCGGGCGGCTTCGGCGAACGCGGCTCGGAAGGCAAGATCAATGCGGCGCGCTTCGCCCGCGAGCGTAAGGTGCCCTATTTCGGCATCTGCTTCGGCATGCAGATGGCCGTCGTAGAAGCGGCGCGCAATCTCGCCGGTATCGAAAAGGCGTCCTCGACGGAGTTCGGCCCGACCAAGGAGCCGGTCGTCGGCCTGATGACCGAGTGGGTGAAGGGCAATGAACTCGAGAAGCGGTCCGCCGCGGGCGATCTCGGCGGCACCATGCGCCTCGGCGCCTATCGCGCGGCCTTGAAGCCCGACACCAAGATCGCCGCGATCTATGGGTCGCCCGATATTTCCGAGCGTCATCGCCACCGCTACGAGGTCAATGTAGATTATAAGAGCCGCCTGGAAGCCTGCGGCCTGGTCTTCTCCGGCATGTCCCCGGATGGCGTTCTGCCGGAGACGATCGAGTATCCCGACCATCCCTGGTTCATCGGCGTTCAGTACCATCCGGAGCTGAAGTCGCGTCCGCTCGATCCGCACCCGCTCTTTTCGAGCTTCATCGAGGCAGCGCTCGAACAGTCCCGGCTCGTGTAG
- a CDS encoding VOC family protein: MSQSKRTARPLDHLVLPVADLARTRQRLAALGFTVADEARHPFGTANACVFFSDNTYLEPLAVASREECEAAALEGNAFVARDQAFRFRQGAEGLSAVVLGTPDAAEDHIRFRSRGISGGEMLEFSRPMRLPDGREGLGSFRLSFAADLRSPDFFLFACQRLRALPVDSSSLHRHGNGVLGIAEVVLSEQNPTDFQYLLQEAVDEREVSAHSFGMDIQAGSARISVLTPAGVQAFFGRSIEGAERGLRGRAVVFHVSDLEATRALFAQNDIEFAEMGGRLIVPEAPGQGVIFAFGG, encoded by the coding sequence ATGAGCCAATCCAAGCGAACCGCCCGCCCGCTCGATCATCTCGTGCTGCCGGTGGCCGATCTCGCGCGGACGAGGCAGCGCCTGGCGGCGCTCGGCTTCACGGTTGCCGATGAGGCGCGCCACCCGTTCGGCACCGCAAATGCCTGCGTCTTCTTCTCGGATAACACCTATCTGGAGCCGCTCGCCGTCGCTTCGCGGGAGGAGTGCGAGGCAGCCGCGCTTGAAGGCAACGCCTTCGTGGCGCGTGACCAGGCTTTTCGCTTTCGCCAGGGGGCCGAGGGTCTGTCGGCCGTCGTGCTCGGGACGCCGGACGCTGCCGAAGATCACATCCGGTTCCGCTCCCGCGGCATTTCCGGCGGCGAAATGCTCGAATTCTCACGGCCTATGCGGCTGCCCGACGGGCGCGAAGGGCTCGGTTCCTTCCGGCTTTCCTTTGCAGCGGATCTGCGTTCGCCGGACTTTTTCCTTTTTGCCTGTCAGCGCCTGCGTGCGCTGCCGGTCGACAGCAGCTCGCTTCACCGCCATGGAAACGGCGTGCTCGGCATTGCCGAGGTCGTGCTTTCGGAGCAGAACCCGACGGATTTCCAGTATCTTCTGCAGGAAGCCGTGGACGAGCGCGAGGTCTCGGCCCATTCCTTCGGCATGGACATCCAGGCAGGCAGTGCCAGAATCAGCGTCCTGACCCCGGCCGGCGTGCAGGCATTCTTCGGTCGCTCAATCGAGGGTGCAGAGCGCGGCTTGCGGGGTCGCGCCGTGGTCTTCCACGTGAGCGATCTGGAGGCCACGCGGGCGCTGTTTGCGCAGAACGATATCGAATTCGCAGAAATGGGCGGACGCCTCATCGTTCCGGAAGCGCCGGGGCAGGGTGTAATCTTCGCCTTTGGAGGATGA
- the kdsA gene encoding 3-deoxy-8-phosphooctulonate synthase, translating to MMETNSRVVVGEGAGQVVFSQKERLTLIAGPCQMESREHAFMIAGELVELCKSLGLGLVYKSSFDKANRTSLAGKRGIGLDKAMEVFADLKREFGFPVLTDVHTEEQCAAVAEIVDILQIPAFLSRQTDLLVAAAKTGRAINVKKGQFLAPWDMKNVLAKFTESGNPNVLLCERGASFGYNTLVSDMRSLPIMAALGAPVVFDATHSVQQPGGQGGSTGGQREFVETLARAAVAVGVAGVFVETHEDPDNAPSDGPNMVPLNDMPRLLEKLLAFDAVAKA from the coding sequence ATGATGGAAACCAATTCAAGAGTCGTCGTCGGCGAGGGTGCCGGCCAGGTGGTGTTCTCGCAGAAGGAACGGCTGACACTGATCGCCGGACCGTGTCAGATGGAGAGCCGCGAACACGCCTTCATGATTGCGGGGGAGCTCGTCGAGCTCTGCAAATCGCTCGGGCTCGGACTCGTTTATAAATCTTCTTTCGACAAGGCGAACCGCACCTCGCTCGCCGGCAAGCGCGGCATCGGGCTCGACAAGGCGATGGAGGTCTTCGCCGACCTCAAGCGGGAGTTCGGCTTTCCGGTCCTGACCGACGTCCACACGGAAGAGCAATGCGCTGCCGTGGCCGAGATCGTCGACATCCTGCAGATCCCGGCCTTTCTGTCACGGCAGACGGATCTGCTCGTCGCCGCCGCGAAGACGGGGCGGGCGATCAACGTAAAGAAGGGCCAGTTCCTCGCCCCTTGGGACATGAAGAACGTCCTTGCCAAGTTCACCGAGAGCGGCAACCCGAACGTGCTTCTCTGCGAGCGCGGCGCTTCCTTCGGCTATAATACGCTGGTCTCCGACATGCGTTCGCTGCCGATCATGGCGGCACTCGGCGCTCCGGTGGTCTTCGATGCGACCCATTCCGTGCAGCAGCCGGGCGGTCAGGGAGGCTCCACGGGCGGCCAGCGTGAGTTCGTCGAGACTTTGGCGCGCGCGGCCGTCGCTGTCGGTGTCGCCGGTGTCTTCGTAGAGACCCACGAGGATCCCGACAACGCGCCTTCCGACGGTCCGAACATGGTGCCGCTGAACGACATGCCGCGGCTGCTTGAAAAGCTGCTGGCCTTCGACGCCGTCGCGAAAGCGTGA
- the eno gene encoding phosphopyruvate hydratase: MTAIIDIIGREILDSRGNPTVEVDVHLEDGSFGRAAVPSGASTGAHEAVELRDGGTRYLGKGVERAVDAVNGEIFEAIGGLDAENQIQIDRTMIELDGTPNKSRLGANAILGVSLAVAKAAAEASGLPLYRYVGGPNAHLLPVPMMNIINGGAHADNPIDFQEFMIMPIGAETLKDAVRMGSEVFHTLKKQLAADGHNTNVGDEGGFAPGLASAPAALDFIMKSIEKAGYKPGEDMYVALDCASTEFFKDGKYVLEGEGRTLEPGAMAEYLAELAGKYPIISIEDGMAEDDWDGWKSLTDLVGNKCQLVGDDLFVTNSARLRDGIKMGVANSILVKVNQIGSLSETLDAVETAHKARYTAVMSHRSGETEDSTIADLAVATNCGQIKTGSLARSDRLAKYNQLIRIEEQLGPQAQYAGRSVLRG; this comes from the coding sequence ATGACTGCAATCATCGACATCATCGGCAGAGAGATACTCGACAGCCGCGGCAACCCGACCGTCGAGGTCGATGTCCATCTCGAGGATGGCAGTTTCGGTCGCGCGGCGGTTCCCTCGGGCGCCTCCACCGGTGCGCATGAAGCCGTCGAACTGCGCGATGGCGGCACGCGTTACCTCGGCAAGGGCGTCGAACGCGCCGTCGATGCGGTGAACGGCGAGATATTCGAAGCGATCGGCGGCCTCGACGCTGAAAACCAGATTCAGATCGACCGTACCATGATCGAGCTCGACGGCACGCCGAACAAGTCGCGCCTCGGCGCCAACGCCATTCTCGGCGTTTCGCTCGCCGTCGCCAAGGCCGCCGCGGAAGCCTCGGGCCTGCCGCTCTACCGCTATGTCGGCGGCCCGAATGCGCATCTTCTGCCCGTTCCGATGATGAACATCATCAATGGCGGCGCTCACGCCGACAATCCGATCGACTTCCAGGAATTCATGATCATGCCGATCGGCGCCGAGACCCTGAAGGACGCCGTCCGTATGGGTTCGGAAGTCTTCCACACGCTGAAGAAGCAGCTTGCCGCGGACGGCCACAACACCAATGTCGGCGACGAAGGCGGCTTCGCGCCGGGCCTCGCTTCCGCGCCGGCAGCCCTCGACTTCATCATGAAGTCAATCGAGAAGGCCGGCTACAAACCGGGCGAGGACATGTATGTCGCTCTCGACTGCGCTTCGACCGAATTCTTCAAGGACGGCAAGTACGTCCTCGAGGGTGAGGGCCGTACGCTGGAGCCGGGCGCCATGGCCGAGTATCTCGCCGAACTCGCCGGCAAATATCCGATCATCTCGATCGAGGACGGCATGGCTGAAGACGATTGGGACGGCTGGAAATCCTTGACCGACCTCGTCGGCAACAAGTGCCAGCTCGTCGGCGACGACCTGTTCGTCACCAATTCTGCGCGCCTGCGTGACGGCATCAAGATGGGCGTCGCGAACTCCATCCTCGTCAAGGTCAACCAGATCGGGTCGCTTTCGGAAACGCTCGACGCGGTCGAGACCGCGCACAAGGCGCGTTACACCGCCGTCATGTCGCACCGCTCCGGCGAGACCGAGGATTCGACGATTGCCGACCTCGCGGTCGCCACCAATTGCGGTCAGATCAAGACCGGCTCGCTCGCACGTTCCGACCGGCTCGCCAAGTACAACCAGCTGATCCGTATCGAAGAGCAGCTCGGCCCGCAGGCGCAATATGCCGGCCGCTCCGTGTTGCGCGGTTGA
- a CDS encoding FtsB family cell division protein, translating into MWTRHHKKRKLGRLVVPLLAVAFLSYFGYHSIHGGYGLEATKEFDRQIAERQARLDELTQTRKILEKEVELMSDGSLERDMLDEKARLALNMSRSDEIVIFHHSDD; encoded by the coding sequence ATGTGGACACGGCATCACAAGAAGCGGAAACTGGGGCGATTGGTGGTGCCGTTGCTGGCGGTCGCCTTCCTTTCCTATTTCGGCTATCATTCGATCCATGGCGGTTATGGTCTGGAGGCGACGAAGGAGTTTGACCGTCAGATTGCCGAGCGGCAGGCACGGCTGGACGAGCTCACTCAGACGCGAAAAATCCTGGAAAAGGAAGTCGAGCTGATGAGCGACGGTTCGCTCGAGAGAGACATGCTGGATGAGAAGGCTCGCCTCGCGCTCAACATGTCGCGCAGCGATGAGATCGTTATTTTCCACCATTCCGATGATTAA
- the pdhA gene encoding pyruvate dehydrogenase (acetyl-transferring) E1 component subunit alpha, translated as MAPRKSASVSSRKTAAKPAKKDFAGGTIAEFSKEDDLKAYREMLLIRRFEEKAGQLYGMGFIGGFCHLYIGQEAVVVGMQLALKEGDQVITGYRDHGHMLACGMSARGVMAELTGRRGGLSKGKGGSMHMFSKEKHFYGGHGIVGAQVSLGTGLAFANRYRGNDNVSLAYFGDGAANQGQVYESFNMAALWKLPVIYIVENNRYAMGTSVSRASAQTDFSQRGASFGIPGYQVDGMDVRAVKAAADEAVEHCRSGKGPIILEMLTYRYRGHSMSDPAKYRSKDEVQKMRSEHDPIEQVKARLTDKGWATEDELKQIDKEVRDIVADSADFAQSDPEPDVSELYTDILL; from the coding sequence ATGGCTCCGCGAAAATCCGCGTCCGTTTCCAGCCGCAAGACCGCTGCCAAGCCGGCCAAGAAAGATTTTGCCGGCGGCACGATCGCCGAATTCTCCAAGGAAGACGATCTCAAGGCCTACCGCGAAATGCTGTTGATCCGGCGTTTCGAGGAAAAGGCCGGCCAGCTTTACGGCATGGGATTCATCGGTGGTTTCTGTCACCTCTATATCGGTCAGGAAGCCGTCGTCGTCGGGATGCAGCTGGCCCTGAAAGAGGGCGACCAGGTCATCACCGGCTATCGCGACCATGGCCACATGCTCGCCTGCGGCATGAGTGCGCGCGGCGTGATGGCGGAGCTCACCGGTCGCCGTGGGGGCCTTTCCAAGGGGAAAGGCGGCTCGATGCACATGTTCTCCAAGGAGAAGCACTTCTATGGCGGCCACGGCATCGTCGGTGCGCAGGTCTCGCTGGGGACCGGCCTCGCTTTCGCCAACAGGTATCGCGGCAACGACAATGTGAGCCTCGCCTATTTCGGCGACGGTGCGGCGAACCAGGGTCAGGTCTATGAGAGCTTCAACATGGCCGCTCTCTGGAAGCTGCCGGTGATCTACATCGTCGAGAACAACCGTTATGCCATGGGTACCTCCGTGTCGCGGGCATCGGCACAGACCGATTTCTCCCAGCGCGGCGCTTCCTTCGGCATTCCCGGCTATCAGGTCGACGGCATGGATGTCCGCGCCGTCAAGGCCGCTGCCGACGAGGCGGTCGAACATTGCCGTTCCGGCAAGGGCCCGATCATCCTCGAAATGCTGACCTACCGCTATCGCGGCCATTCGATGTCCGATCCGGCGAAGTATCGCTCGAAGGACGAAGTGCAGAAGATGCGTTCGGAGCATGATCCGATCGAGCAGGTGAAGGCCCGTCTGACGGATAAAGGCTGGGCCACCGAGGACGAACTGAAGCAGATCGACAAGGAGGTTCGCGACATCGTGGCGGACAGTGCCGATTTCGCCCAGTCTGATCCGGAGCCGGATGTCTCCGAGCTCTACACCGATATCCTGCTTTGA
- a CDS encoding pyruvate dehydrogenase complex E1 component subunit beta yields MPVEILMPALSPTMEEGTLSKWLKNEGDKVSSGDVIAEIETDKATMEVEAVDEGTIGKLLIAAGTEGVKVNTPIAVLLQDGEAASDIDSMKAEAPKAEAPKPAEPEAPAASAAPVAAQPKAVPSDPAIPAGTEMVTMTVREALRDAMAEEMRANEDVFVMGEEVAEYQGAYKVTQGLLQEFGARRVVDTPITEHGFAGVGVGAAMTGLRPIVEFMTFNFAMQAIDQIINSAAKTLYMSGGQMGAPIVFRGPSGAAARVAAQHSQCYAAWYSHIPGLKVVMPYTAADAKGLLKAAIRDPNPVIFLENEILYGQSFEVPKLDDFVLPIGKARIHRAGKDATLVSFGIGMTYAIKAAAELEAQGIDVEIIDLRTIRPMDLPTVIESVKKTGRLVTVEEGYPQSSVGTEIATRVMQQAFDYLDAPILTIAGKDVPMPYAANLEKLALPNVAEVVDAVKAVCYK; encoded by the coding sequence ATGCCTGTAGAAATCCTTATGCCTGCCCTTTCCCCGACCATGGAGGAAGGCACGCTCTCCAAGTGGCTGAAGAACGAGGGGGACAAGGTGTCCTCCGGCGATGTCATCGCGGAAATCGAAACCGACAAGGCCACGATGGAAGTGGAAGCGGTTGACGAAGGCACGATCGGCAAGCTGCTGATTGCAGCCGGCACCGAGGGTGTGAAGGTGAACACGCCGATCGCCGTGCTGTTGCAGGATGGCGAAGCCGCAAGCGACATCGATTCCATGAAGGCCGAAGCCCCGAAAGCGGAAGCACCGAAGCCGGCCGAGCCGGAAGCGCCGGCTGCTTCCGCGGCGCCCGTCGCGGCGCAGCCCAAGGCGGTTCCTTCCGACCCGGCAATCCCGGCCGGAACCGAAATGGTGACGATGACCGTCCGCGAAGCGCTTCGCGACGCGATGGCCGAAGAGATGCGCGCCAATGAGGACGTCTTCGTCATGGGCGAAGAGGTCGCCGAATACCAGGGCGCCTACAAGGTCACGCAGGGCCTGTTGCAGGAATTCGGTGCGCGCCGCGTGGTCGACACGCCGATCACCGAACACGGCTTTGCCGGCGTCGGCGTCGGCGCGGCGATGACGGGTCTGCGCCCGATCGTCGAGTTCATGACCTTCAACTTCGCCATGCAGGCGATCGATCAGATCATCAACTCGGCCGCCAAGACGCTCTATATGTCCGGCGGCCAGATGGGCGCGCCGATCGTCTTCCGCGGGCCGAGCGGTGCTGCTGCCCGCGTCGCGGCGCAGCACTCCCAATGCTATGCCGCCTGGTACAGCCACATTCCGGGCCTGAAGGTCGTCATGCCCTATACGGCGGCAGACGCGAAGGGGCTGCTCAAGGCAGCCATCCGCGATCCGAACCCGGTGATCTTCCTCGAAAACGAGATCCTTTACGGCCAGTCATTCGAAGTTCCGAAGCTCGACGATTTCGTGCTTCCGATCGGTAAGGCACGCATTCATCGTGCCGGCAAGGACGCGACGCTCGTCTCCTTCGGCATCGGCATGACCTATGCGATCAAGGCCGCGGCGGAACTGGAGGCGCAGGGTATCGACGTCGAGATCATCGACCTTCGCACGATCCGTCCGATGGACCTGCCCACCGTCATCGAATCCGTCAAGAAGACCGGCCGCCTGGTTACCGTCGAGGAAGGCTATCCTCAATCCTCCGTCGGCACCGAGATCGCCACCCGCGTCATGCAGCAGGCCTTCGACTATCTCGATGCGCCGATCCTGACGATCGCCGGCAAGGACGTGCCGATGCCTTATGCGGCCAACCTTGAAAAGCTTGCTCTGCCGAATGTCGCGGAAGTCGTCG